Proteins from one Triticum aestivum cultivar Chinese Spring chromosome 7A, IWGSC CS RefSeq v2.1, whole genome shotgun sequence genomic window:
- the LOC123151063 gene encoding U-box domain-containing protein 7, producing the protein MENNNDGMFGTPEHSSHPKVHSLMCSELKMMLDKVTSILPSIEAAQPGCKAGIEELCNLYSIVDKGKLIIQNCIECSSLYLAITGEATAMRCERIRNSMRRSLFLIQNMVPSMLADQVADVHNDLRNMKFLVDPAEEEAGKAVLKMLRHSDATEELEMHTFLLACSKLNLTSQKAMLIERRAIKKLLDKINGNDPKKEGILSFFLYLVRTYGKNSKPETGAKNGTASETTCTNVISSDTGAHRKCIPGVNSGTGRYDDQNNLSGLATPPPELCCPISMKLMHDPVIIASGQTYERENIERWFSKGYDTCPRTQVKLENFTITPNTCMQAVIYNWCKEQKLECTYLPEQFHNYSLSSLHDISAPLIAHKNFDYMVEHSGSSVALSGASYLSSPVRETDVPKTSFTRFYSNVNCQLYLSFCNFDKEMFLNLFQELSELPVELQRQSVKDLKAVLNSENEVWQSMISNGFLEAFLEFLKNDNLRSTLQAQKTGIYFFLTFLCNSRTRILSITEDAVRLIVSLVDSELKLEALLILHELLHHPICRESPLMASLVAPSVIVALDTGDNECLQLALKMICELSSSNDVKSLLISPGIIAKLFTLLSEVSLTEYCLKIMRNLCEVKQAADLIIRSEHYIGSISDHLDTGSRSEQEHASVILHTVCSRSTEADRFLVMKEGVIPALVDLSVYGTEVAKASSIKLLQILGGSGVAHAAVDGGVESSPNGSICKQPISKSARYISRKLSIFSKPRSRNVL; encoded by the exons ATGGAGAATAATAATGATGGAATGTTTGGTACACCTGAGCATAGCTCACATCCTAAG GTTCACAGCTTGATGTGCAGTGAGTTGAAAATGATGTTGGATAAAGTTACTTCTATTCTTCCATCAATAGAAGCGGCTCAACCAGGATGTAAAGCTGGCATAGAGGAACTATGCAATCTATACAGCATAGTTGACAAAGGGAAACTTATAATCCAGAACTGCATTGAGTGTAGTAGTCTTTATTTG GCTATTACAGGAGAAGCAACAGCAATGCGATGCGAAAGGATTAGAAACTCGATGAGGCGGAGCTTGTTCCTGATTCAGAATATGGTCCCGTCTATGTTGGCTGATCAG GTTGCTGATGTACATAATGATCTCCGAAATATGAAATTCCTTGTTGATCCAGCAGAAGAAGAAGCTGGAAAAGCGGTCTTGAAGATGCTTCGACATTCGGATGCAACTGAAGAACTTGAAATGCATACATTCCTTCTAGCATGTTCAAAGTTAAATCTGACATCACAGAAAGCTATGTTAATCGAAAGACGGGCAATCAAGAAATTACTAGATAAGATCAATGGCAACGATCCCAAAAAGGAAGGTATCCTCAGTTTTTTCCTGTATCTAGTCAGGACGTACGGAAAGAACAGCAAGCCTGAGACAGGTGCAAAGAATGGAACTGCGAGTGAAACTACATGCACAAATGTAATTTCTAGTGACACCGGTGCACACAGAAAATGCATTCCAGGTGTGAACTCTGGGACAGGGAGATATGATGATCAGAATAATTTGTCAGGACTTGCTACACCACCTCCAGAGCTCTGCTGCCCAATATCTATGAAGCTGATGCATGATCCTGtgataatagcctctggacaaactTATGAAAGAGAAAATATCGAGAGGTGGTTCAGTAAAGGATACGATACTTGTCCTAGGACACAAGTAAAGTTAGAAAACTTTACAATAACTCCAAATACTTGTATGCAGGCTGTTATTTACAACTGGTGCAAAGAACAGAAGCTTGAATGCACTTATTTGCCCGAGCAATTTCATAATTACTCCCTATCAAGTTTGCACGATATCTCGGCGCCCCTGATTGCTCACAAAAACTTTGATTACATGGTCGAGCATAGCGGTTCATCAGTTGCATTATCTGGTGCTAGTTACTTATCATCCCCAGTCAGGGAAACAGATGTGCCAAAAACTAGTTTTACCCGGTTTTATTCAAATGTCAATTGCCAGTTGTATCTGTCCTTCTGCAACTTTGATAAGGAAATGTTTCTGAATTTGTTTCAAGAACTCTCAGAGCTCCCGGTGGAACTGCAAAGGCAGTCTGTCAAAGACTTAAAAGCTGTCCTGAATAGTGAAAATGAGGTTTGGCAGTCCATGATCTCCAATGGCTTTTTAGAAGCATTCCTTGAATTTCTTAAGAATGACAATCTCAGAAGCACATTACAAGCTCAGAAAACTGGAATTTATTTTTTCCTTACGTTTCTTTGCAATAGCAG GACTAGAATTTTATCTATCACTGAAGATGCAGTGCGGCTGATTGTATCGCTTGTTGATTCTGAGTTAAAGCTGGAAGCTTTGCTGATACTTCATGAACTGCTGCATCATCCAATTTGTCGGGAATCTCCTCTCATGGCCTCGCTTGTGGCTCCTTCTGTGATTGTAGCTTTGGATACTGGAGACAATGAGTGCTTGCAGCTCGCTCTAAAGATGATCTGCGAACTGTCATCCAGTAATGACGTAAAATCCTTACTTATTTCTCCAGGCATAATTGCCAAGCTGTTTACATTGCTCAGTGAAGTAAGCTTGACCGAGTATTGCCTGAAGATTATGCGGAACTTATGCGAAGTGAAACAAGCTGCTGATCTTATCATCAGATCAGAGCATTATATCGGTTCAATTTCAGATCATCTAGACACAGGAAGCCGCAGTGAGCAGGAGCATGCATCTGTTATCCTTCATACGGTATGTTCCCGCAGCACCGAGGCGGATCGTTTTCTTGTGATGAAGGAAGGTGTCATACCTGCCCTTGTTGATCTGTCGGTTTATGGAACTGAGGTGGCAAAAGCGTCTTCAATCAAGCTGCTTCAAATCTTGGGGGGCTCAGGGGTAGCTCATGCTGCTGTCGATGGTGGAGTAGAGAGCTCACCCAATGGGTCGATCTGCAAACAGCCGATATCCAAATCTGCTCGGTATATCTCAAGAAAGCTCAGCATTTTCTCAAAACCCCGGTCACGAAATGTCCTCTGA